The Glycine soja cultivar W05 chromosome 8, ASM419377v2, whole genome shotgun sequence genome has a window encoding:
- the LOC114422157 gene encoding probable sugar phosphate/phosphate translocator At3g14410, which yields MADLKNRNFLTYAYILLYITLSSGQIFFNKWVLSSKEINFPYPLGLTLLHMVFSSVLCFVLTKILKVMKVEEGMTPEIYATSVVPIGAMFAMTLWLGNTAYLYISVAFAQMLKAIMPVAVFVLGVAAGLEVMSYKMLLIMSVISFGVLVASYGEININWIGVVYQMGGVVGEALRLIFMEIFVKRKGLKLNPLSVMYYVSPCSAICLFLPWIFLEKPKMDEHGPWNFPPVLLILNCLCTFALNLSVFLVITHTSALTIRVAGVVKDWVVVLLSAVLFADTKLTLINLFGYAIAIAGVAAYNNCKLKKETSRDTSDDSDPESSQMQESQPLTSR from the exons ATGGCGGATCTGAAGAACCGTAATTTCCTCACCTACGCGTACATTCTTCTCTACATTACTCTCTCCAGCGGCCAAATCTTCTTCAACAAG TGGGTTTTGTCTTCTAAGGAAATTAACTTCCCTTATCCTTTGGGGTTGACTCTACTTCACATGGTCTTCTCCTCTGTTCTGTGTTTTGTGTTAACCAAGATTCTGAAG GTTATGAAGGTTGAGGAGGGAATGACTCCTGAAAT ATACGCTACTTCGGTAGTGCCAATTGGGGCCATGTTTGCAATGACTCTTTGGCTGGGAAATACTGCCTACCTGTATATTTCTGTTGCTTTTGCACAAATGCTGAAGGCAATTA TGCCTGTAGCTGTTTTTGTGCTTGGAGTAGCTGCAGGACTTGAGGTAATGAGCTACAAAATGCTATTAATCATGTCAGTGATTAGTTTTGGTGTTCTAGTAGCTTCTTATGGAGAGATAAATATAAACTGGATTGGAGTAGTTTACCAAATGGGAGGTGTTGTTGGTGAAGCTCTGAGACTTATCTTCATGGAGATTTTTGTTAAGAGGAAAGGTCTTAAGTTGAACCCTTTATCCGTGATGTATTATGTTAGTCCCTGCAG TGCAATTTGTTTGTTCCTTCCATGGATATTTCTGGAGAAACCGAAGATGGATGAACATGGACCATGGAACTTCCCACCTGTTTTGCTTATCCTCAACTGCCTTTGTACTTTTGCTCTAAACTTATCAGTTTTCCTTGTGATTACACATACAAGTGCTTTAACCATTCGTGTTGCCGGAGTTGTCAAGGATTGGGTGGTTGTCTTACTGTCTGCTGTTCTGTTTGCTGATACAAAGTTAACACTCATCAATTTGTTTGGTTATGCAATTG CCATTGCTGGGGTAGCAGCATATAATAATTGCAAGTTGAAAAAAGAAACCTCTCGTGACACCTCGGATGATTCCGACCCTGAATCTTCCCAAATGCAAGAGTCTCAGCCTTTAACGAGTAGATAG